The DNA segment AAACTTGATGACAGTATAATGTCGGATAACTATCTTAGCAGAGAAGAAATGATGAAAGCCTTTAAGCCTTCCAAGGGCAATACGGACTtaagcaaactttttcaacATTCTAAAAAAAGTAAAGGTAAATGTAATTGTCGCAATCCATATTGTCACAACTCCATTGGAATTGTAGGACAAGCTGGAATAGGAAAGACTACTCTGTCTAtgcatttaacaaaaaatcttcTGGATGCTGATTCAAGAAACACAACAtcaaagcaaaacaacaacaaaattataaaatttgatTATGTATTCTTTATGCAGTTTAGGAACATGAACTTTGAAACCTCTTACACAAatcttttacattttttattaccCAGTAGCTTAGTAAACAACTGGGAATACTATTCTGGAAATAATGACAAGCTTTTGTTACAATATTTGAATGGTGATGAATCCAGCAAACCATCTGTTATCCTCATAATGGATGGTATTGATGAAGCAGTATTCCGTGATCTAAAGTCTGCACCACCAGTTACGTTGTTTCAAGAAGCGACCGCTGAAGATTTTATCAAAAGTATCATATCTGGTCATTTACTTGGCCATGCTACAAAGTTTATAACATCAAGGCCTCATCGAATGTATGAAATGCATGAAGCTTGTCGACCTCATATTGTATATCGAATCGTTGGTCTAAGCAGTGAATCACAGAACAAATTGTGTCAGCAGATTTGTAAGGATTATTCGGACAGAGTTGGACAATATTTAGAGAACCATCCTGATATTCAAGCCTATTGCTACGTTCCCATAAATTGTATCTTAACTCTGCATTGTATCAAAATCGGTTTAGCTAAAGAAGGTAGTTATTTAAATATGAACACTATCACTGATGTGATACTTAAAACTTTTGAGTGGTTTCTCGAATCTGAAAACATGAGATTAGATAGAGATTGCATAGGAAGAGAAGTTCAGAAAATTTGCCGGTTTGCTCttaactgttttaaaaaccagcaaattattttctatGATAAGGATTTtactttgtttgaaattggAAGTCAAACAATTCAAGCGTTTGTGGATTCACATGTAGACAACAATCTGAGGATAAAAGTGCTAAATGGAAAAAAACTTCATTACTTTTCGCATTTGATTTGGCAAGagtttttttctgcaattgCACTTTTATTCGTTGATGACAACTTTAAGCAACATGAACCTGAATTTTCAGATGGTAGATGGgaagttgttttaaagtttgcttTTGGGCTCACTAACCCAAAAATTTCTCGCTTAgtagaaattattttatttgatggAAGTGTAAATGGTTCTTTGCCGTCCAAGAATACTTCTTCTCTGCAACAGTTTGCAACGAATACAATATCTAAAGTGTATAAAAAGAATACCAATGAATTTTCTAAAAGAGTAACTTTTAAAAGTGTTCTTCAATTTTGTGTCTGGGCACATGAGGCTCAAAACGAAAcacttcaaaaattaattgctGCGGCTTTACCACTTAATATTGTTTTCTCTGGAAATTGTATTGCTGGTGACATTGCTAGTTTGAATTATGTGTTATGCGCTTGTGTTAAACCTCATACTGTTGATGTGAAATTAAAGTTTATAGGAAACGCCGGTAAACGTTTTCTACAGAAGATACCTCAAACCTTACACCGATCAAATTCTTACGTAAGTCAATGTGTGCAAGTACTTAGGTTCTCAGATGTTTTTAataatctttatttttgaCACTAAGTTTAAATACAATGTTGTTGGTATAACATGCTACTTTGTAAACTTAAACTAACTACCATACTCCATGTAGCAAATTTGAATCAATCCCAAATGaatgttttttgatgaaatttttgtattttatttttatattgcattcaatttcactttttttcaCTTAGTATTATATCAATAAGGTAATTTGTGgtgtttataaatttatttaagattTACTTGTTTTTGCATCTgttaatttcatgttttgtttttgacactcgtttatgacatcatagatagttcaaaaataataatactgAAAAtgttatatatacagtacatccATAGATATTTAATGCCATATGATTTAGTAGAGGTGGACAAAAGTGCACTCAATTTTTAGGAGCGATTTCAGAGCGTCACTTTTTTTCGGAATGGAGCCACGAGCGAGCTCTTTTTTGGGGGTTCTTCGCTCGTCGCTCTTCTTTTGCACAACCAACATTAACAACGCACAATTTTTGCTCGCAGCATAATACGCAACACAAAGCACAGCAGCACGTCAGAACCTTGTTTTGGCGGTTCGATataaatgctttgttttttaagCCGACAACAATTTGTCACCTGATGTCGTAATTTCTTTCACGttgctgttatttttataacttaatcgatatatcaataacaaaaggtgctcagctggtgaattaattcttttatgaacCAACATTTTGCAAACCCATGCGGGTAAGCTTCATTAGGCCACATTGTAATAATAGGAGGATTTtgatattatattatataacaGCAGGATTACAATAATAGAATAATTAGatgcaaacaaatatatataacaGGTTTAACTAAAGTAATTGTGAGTTTTTTAGGTGACAATAATGTGTtctttttatcatttattaCATCCTATTATATTATTACTTTACTTAAACCtgttaaatatatttgtttacctttaaactttaatgtttcaaaaaatatttcttattcACATATTCTAATCTTCTTTAATGAAGCTCACACGCATGGGTTTGCGAAATGTTGGCtcataaaagaattaattcaccagctgagctccttttgttattgaaataatACCTGGTGGCAAACATAGTATTTTTATGCAATATATGCTTCGTAAGTAGTATCACACTTAACTCGAAATTTGATTACATAATTTATGGGACCGTAAGGGTGATACTGTGATATCAATGTTGTTTATTAGCAAAGCAcgtttattataataataataataataataatatttaataacaCAAGGAATTGCTTAATATTGGGtctcaattttgcaaaacttttgtttctttttgatgGCAGTTGCCAGAAAAAATCgtctttttgtcttgttttatgTTACAGGCAAGTTGAAATGAAAAAGGATATTTATTATAGTCGTAATTAATCGAACTTATTttctgacaaacctttttccAAACTTAATTGCTTATCGTGACTTTATCAACGTAGTGTGTGATCTACTTTTGAAAAGATGCGAAAACGATATTTATCGTGCCATCTTTGAAAGTGAGGGATACtaaattatttaatattgGCATCTACAATTCTAGAAAGTTCTTAATACTCTAGTTGTCTATTAACTATTTGTGGCAGGtgtgaccaaaacaaaactctttAGCATGGATTCCATGAAATTCCCTATGACATTTACAACAGATAATGATGAGAAATTACAGCTGAAATTAGACACAAGTTTTTTAGTGCAAATTGGACGTTTGCAACATATGAATGCAATTGGTGTCTTGAAATGCGCCGGAGtgacaatattttttgatattcAAAATAAGTGGGAGGGTGAGTGACAACATGCTTACGCTCTTTTCTTTAAAGAAGAACGTAAGCATGAGTGGACGCTTTTTTTCTCATTGATACGCTCGAGCatgggcgggcaacttcttcggttgGCACCTTATATGAgtaaatgaagtacttggcgggccggattcctgaatcaATACATTAATCGTTTATCAATTAATCGTGTATCGTGGCCGACCGACATTAATCGTGTATCGTGGCCATGGGCCACATAATCATGTCaaaccggaaactgtctgcgggccgctccaAACCCCGTCGCGGGTcgtatgttgcccgcccctgtgCTAGAGCATGAACAACGCTCTTTTTACAAGAGTGGTTGCCCAACTCTgtatattacattaaaatCATTTGATTATAGGTGAAAACTCTTAAAATCACTGGCTGTGATATTGGTGATGATGGATTTAAAGCAATCTTCGATTATCTTGATAATTTCGAAGAAATTTATATGATTAAGTGTAACATCACTGAAGCAGCAGTTAGAGCATTGGCCAAAGTTATGAAAGACTTGcaaaatttggtaaaaagttttgtaaattattGTGATATCTTATGCATTTGCTTTATAAAGTCAATGACTTACAATGGGTTCATTATTTTAGCCAGAAGTTTTTGACATCAGCTACGATAAGATGGATAGCATTCAGAATTATTGGTTTCAACCATTAAAATTAGGACGTGGCATTGTTCCGACTCAGGTGTATCATGGTGCAGGACTGACAGCAGCAGGATTGGAAGCATTATCGGTTTCTATTATGAAGATAGCCCCAAAGGTATGTTTGTATTGTGTTACTGTAGCCAAACTGTTGTACAGTTACAAATGTACTGTTACATTGGTAACTGTTAGCCAAACTTAAGTAACAACCTAAAAGCAGACGCATTTGCAACAATCTATGGCTTCATTGTATGACCTGCCGGCATTTTAATGCAGCCTTGAGATGTTTGAACAAGAAATTATCTTTTATCCAACTGAATACTACACCGGATATATGCTCATTACATTTTATAGCAAATGCATCTGTCTCATTTAAATGCATCGGCTCGGTAGCTTATCGTGGCCCATGTTGAATGATCAATGACACTATCATCGTAATGGGAAAACGAGATTTATGTTTTTGGACAAGGTACTAATAATTAATGCTTGTTTTCGGTGGAATAGTTCCGAGTTCTGGCAAATCAatctgaaaattaaaaaaagtgttTGTCTACCAGGACTTGAACGAAGGTGAGCTTAGTAGCCCGGGCTTGAGCAGGGAGAAATCATCGCTGAGTTTTAGTCGTGGATAAAGATTATGCTGCTACAGTACAATACCTTGATGATAGTTATAATTTTTAGTTATTGTAtcctttatatttttccagtTAACAGTGTAGAGTGAAAAGTATCACGCTAAGTGTTATAGCACAATAGATGAACCAACTATCATTGTGACATAATTAGtgtgaacaagtttttttagaaattttttccaCTGTACGCTTAAGTCAAAGTAGTGTTGTTTATCaagttataatataatatatattgaCATATATACTAGCAAATTGCAATCAGACGTTTTGCTTGCAAAGACaagtgtttttaaattaaacttacGCTAACTTGCAATTAACTTGCAATTTGTTTCCGTCCTTGAATCATTTATCTGATGTCTCTTTGTCGTGCACTGTTTGTTGCCTTCTGGTAGCTTTCAAAAGTGTCGTTAGGTTTTTGAGCTGGTTCTGAGAATGTTGAAGTGCCCTTCCAGGAATGATTTTTGTCACACAGAGTTTATACAGCTATCCATGAGgttcaaatatttaattacttGTATCTCTAGTGATGACTTTTGTTTGTCATCGCAGTTTGCTGGACAGAAATTTCAGACAATGCATATTTTAGAATGCAATTTGTTGACTTAGTCCAActtaaatcattttttcaaacacttttgagtttttgttatttaatcagtttatttttaaataagtttgttaGACAAAACAGACAGCATTTTTAAGACCAAGGAAGGAAAATTACCATTAAGCAAGTTGAACTTCAATGTCAAGTCCTTACcgattttgtttattttgaccAATTTGTTTAAATCCAGTACGTTTTAGAACTGCTTGTGTGTAAATGGTTGTTTAACAAATTGCTTCAAACTTCGAGttggaatattttttttcttgtattaaaATCACTGCTTATTTTGTCTAACTTATGTTTTTGATACATAAGTgatgatttaaaataaatggtTGTTAAAAAGcatgatatttttttctacAACTCGACttgtttcttcattttcagaagaatttaaatttttaaatacacaTCACCAATACCAAGCATTGTTGATTTGACATCAGACAACCTACTTAATTTGAAATGATTTCCTTGCTCTTCATCTACCgcatattgttttacagatgAAGAAGCTTAATCTTCGTGACAATGAATTCGGTGATTATGGAGCATCTCATATTTCGACTTGTCTCAGCAAGATCGAAGAGCTTGATATTGGCTTGTGCAATATCAGTGCATCTGGAATAAAATCCATATCCGACGCTATCTCTAAGCTACCTGAACCGGTAAGTATGTTGTACTCCATGTTGTTAAGTAGTGTGTATTCATAAAAGGTAAGTGAGCCGATGAGTGTTTTTGTTGtagtaagttttgtttttttttggaaaccTATTGAATGTAACACTGAAGTCGGACACTTCATCAAAAATGTTGGTggtttgtttataaaacagAGCTGTTCTTATAATTCGAAGACCGAAAGCagaagaatattttgcttaaaaatcaATGGCAAATCTGCCAAGATGTCTTTTCACTTTTACAAAAGCAAACCTTGACTCTTTTAACAAACCGTAGTTGGCTTACAACCCTTGATTTATGCCTTAGATCCAAAACgttattcaaaaaatatttcgtaCAGTGATTAAGAATAATGtcagtgttttcaaaatttccaaaCTTAATTTAACGCAAAAGTGTGACTTAGGGTCTGTCAACGCTATGGTACCACACGTTGTCAAATAGTCCTTGCTTTTTATAAGAACAGGTGTTGGCAGACTACGTGTCTAATCTAATAGACAAATATTACAATTAATGTGGAACTAGAAAAGCAGTTAACATGATAATGCGGAAGCACTATAACGAATACTAAATCCAACTTTTTCCaggaaaaattaaataattttcatttttgaacTAAGTATATGAAGAGAGCGATTGAAATAGAGAAAAGCTTCAGTCAAAAACATTTAGTCTGACCAACACTTACAATGGAACTGACATTCACgctgttgaaaaattttaatgtataACTTAATTGCTTTGTGCATCGACAGTTATTCCCACTaatagttataaataaaagcaaacataTTACAAACAGGTAAAAAGTTGAATTAAATGTAAACATATCTAATATTGTCACTCTCCAGTCCACtctaaaacaaacaatcataaaaatttttaataaaaactatGTGGAAGAAGTGACGAAGACCAGACCCAGTGAAGTGTTTATCACAAAGCGCTTTACGTAAGCATCTGTTGCTATGTTTTTAATGCTTTGATTTTTGTGATAGATACGTTACCTTGATTTGAGTGAGAATAGTCGAGATTACGCATACATACCAGCTGATGATGCCGTTTAGGCGAAATATACATATCTAAAATCCAAAATAAATTAGTTGGCAGATCCCCATGAACTACCTCTGCTGTTATTATACAATCTAATTAGAATGCTTGTGGCATTGTAATTATTTTGGTCATGAcatgtttatgtatttttgttttgcgaaTACTGTTGGTAATCAACTTGATCATGTTGAAGTGCTCTTCCAGGACTCGTTCTATCTATCACTCAGATTTTATATGCAGTAGCTTGCCATGAGgttcaaatatttaattacttGCAGCTCTAGTGTTAAGTTGTGTTTGTCATCTCAATGTATTGGGCTGAAATTTCAGACAATCCAATTCGTTGACCTGActgtgaaattttatttcaccttactttttttaatatgacgctttCAGTGCGACATtgtcacaatcactgtgttgccggctcaaaattgtcttcctattgggaagtgaccccttacAAAGGAATGCGCTCATGGTTCTATTGGTTAGTTGAAAAAGGATCGTCGCTTTTAAGATTGCTCTTAAAAAAGTGCGGATTCGTGCCCACCTCTgcctacaatacaatacaccATATAACCTACCTATAATACACCTGCGTACGCACATCCTTTGTTCAAAACACACAAGGTGCCCCAGGGAGAGCTGGACAATACGCTGATACAGGTCATTCCAGTTCGCTTCCTGCAGTCTGCTGGTCAGATCACGACGTCCAGGATCAAGCCTTCAAAATAATAACCTTCAAAAAGGAGTGCGCTCGTAATTTCTTTCCTACGTTGAAAAAAGAGCGTCACCCTCTgcctacaatacaatacaccATATAACCTATCTATAATACACCTGCCTACGCACATCCTTTGTCCTTTGCtgaatttcttttgtatttttgcaaaatttcccTTTTCTGCAAATTATTATGAAAACAGAAcgtcatgaaaatattttaattttcaaatgcaAATCATTGTAACAAGCAATGTTAATTTTACATCAGACAACTCATGTAGTCGCATCAGAGGGTAATACAGATCCTTGCATTTTACCTCcagcattttgttttacagatgAAAAAGCTTAATCTTTGTGGCAATGTTTTTGGTGATGATGGAGCATCTCATATTTCGACTTGTCTCAGCAAGATCGAGGAGCTTCATATTGGCCAGTGCAATATCAGTGCATCTGGAATAAAATCCATATCCGATGCTATCTCTAAGCTACCTGAACCGGTAAGTATGTAGCACTATTGGTTGTTGGTTTAAGGTTATAGCTTAcatgttgtaaattttttttatcaccGTGATACAAACAACGATTATGAGCTGTATATTAGGCTAATGATCATCGATTCTGATTATATAACTGTTCGATCTTGAAGAGTCGAAACTATTGTGAAACAAGTGACGAAGACAAGTCCTAGTAAAGTGTTTGTCACAAAGCACTTTACATAACCATCTGTTGCTATGCTTTTCATGCTTTGATTTTTGTGGTAGATACATTACCTCAATCTGAGTGGGAATAAATTTGGTGATGCTGGAGCTCCATTTATTATGTCTTGCCTTAATAAGATCGAAAAACTTTACATGACGGATTGCAACATCACTGAGGAAGGAGTTCGTGTCATAATAGAGCTTTGTTCAAATCTAGTAAgcttggtttattttttggtgaaaatgACTGTAGGCAATATCCTTACCACCAGGATGTtgcatattattttatttgcactaAGCATTGTGAAATACTGCAGTAAATTAAAACGATAAacgatttatttatttataatttttagcGTTATATCCATTCCTGATTGGCGTTGGCGTTGTATTAAATCCTGATTTGTTTCCAATCCACAGCCAAAAGTATTGAACTTCAATTATGATGAGATGAATCGATCAAATGTGTTACGTTGTTGCTTAGACCTGCTTGGCAATGGCAACTTCAGCAACCTTGTACTGACACCGGTTGGAGTGAAAGCATTAGCTGCAACTATCAATAAGCTACCTGAATCGGTTTGTCATTTTGCATAAATAATACCATAGATTTTGTTAAGGCCGAAAGTTTCGTAAGCTAACATTTGCTTGCAATTTGTTTGCGTCgttaaaaaatcatttatattatatcttTTTGTCATGCACTGTCTGTTGCCTTTTAGTagctttgaaaaatgttgttagTTTTTCAAACTAGGCCTTGATCATGTTAAAGTGCCCTTCCAAGACTGGTTCTTTATCACTCAGAttttat comes from the Clavelina lepadiformis chromosome 5, kaClaLepa1.1, whole genome shotgun sequence genome and includes:
- the LOC143459119 gene encoding uncharacterized protein LOC143459119, translating into MATFYDEAVSFGLEPEVATAVAESGIKSEDLPLAINDVKNEFSQFSFGIRKKLFSFFQSLTQHQDANAKPPMEKRRRPNNDLQQIALTTTSPAMKKRQQQPNLTQLTSSSSAMVIDNPTVREQRNISQGKGSSYHQGPANNVVIKNDNRVYNQPSGQEQNRSLEELSACLRNAIEKAARENTAYIISPFPEQDLSFVAADITSETKSNKLDDSIMSDNYLSREEMMKAFKPSKGNTDLSKLFQHSKKSKGKCNCRNPYCHNSIGIVGQAGIGKTTLSMHLTKNLLDADSRNTTSKQNNNKIIKFDYVFFMQFRNMNFETSYTNLLHFLLPSSLVNNWEYYSGNNDKLLLQYLNGDESSKPSVILIMDGIDEAVFRDLKSAPPVTLFQEATAEDFIKSIISGHLLGHATKFITSRPHRMYEMHEACRPHIVYRIVGLSSESQNKLCQQICKDYSDRVGQYLENHPDIQAYCYVPINCILTLHCIKIGLAKEGSYLNMNTITDVILKTFEWFLESENMRLDRDCIGREVQKICRFALNCFKNQQIIFYDKDFTLFEIGSQTIQAFVDSHVDNNLRIKVLNGKKLHYFSHLIWQEFFSAIALLFVDDNFKQHEPEFSDGRWEVVLKFAFGLTNPKISRLVEIILFDGSVNGSLPSKNTSSLQQFATNTISKVYKKNTNEFSKRVTFKSVLQFCVWAHEAQNETLQKLIAAALPLNIVFSGNCIAGDIASLNYVLCACVKPHTVDVKLKFIGNAGKRFLQKIPQTLHRSNSYV